The Pseudomonas cucumis sequence GCTTCCGCCAGCGGCGCATTGGCTTGCGCGCTCAGTTCGTCGATCCCTGCGATCAATTCGTTGTAGTTGGCATCGGCCTGAGCCTGGCTCACGGTGCCGCTGACGGCCGACAAGTCACTGACCGAACGAACGATATAACCGCCGTCATTCTTATGGTTGCCGACCGCCAGATTGAACGTCGCGAGACCGATGCGTAACGAGCGGTTGCTGGCCACCAACGTCTTGGAAACGTTGCGCGCCACATTCATCCGGTAATCATTGGGAATCGAGCCATCGGTGAAATCCCGGTCGGAGTTGTTGGCAAGGCTTATCAAATACGACAGGTAATTCGCCGTATAAAGAGTGTCCTCGCTCCCCACCGGATCGGGAAGCTTCAGGCAAAGCGCATCCGGACCGGCAAGGCTATTCTTATAAAAACCGTACCATCCGTCCTTCGTGCATGTTCCATGAGTCAAACTTGACAAGGGAATATTGCCATCGGCCACGCCAAGCTCACGGCCTTTGTTGCACGAACCATTGGAGAGGCAAATAGTCACCGGGGGGCGTGCGACCGTCGGGTCGAAGCCTGCCGCCCAGATAATGCTGTTCATACTCTTCGAGTCGTCGAGTAACAGCATTACATTGGGGGCCACGGCGGCGGCGTTCAACAGCGGCGAATCCGAGGGCGTGAAGGCGTAAGCCGGCGCTGCCAGATAAAGGCCCAACGCCGCGCCGCAGAACAACTGCAACAACCAATGGCGCCAGCCTGTAAGGGTCTCAGTACTTCGCATAGATACTCTCCACCACACTGCGCGAATTGCCCGCGATGCCCACGGCGGTCACCCGGTACAGCGTTGCCGACGTGTTGCTCGGTACGTTCACGGCCGTCAGGGTGGTGCCGATGTTCTGCACTCCGAAAAAGCCGTTGCCAGAGGCGATCCAGGTCACCCCCGACGTGGAGTTGAACCCGGCGGCGGTGATGACCGACGCCTCGGCCGGCGGCGCGCATTGGCTGGTACCGCTGCAAACCGGCAATGAATAGGTGTCCAGTTGCACCGCGCTTTCGCCGACGCGCAACGCCGCTTCTGCGCCCTGGAAGGACTGGTTACGCAGGATCACGCTGCTGGCCATTTTTTCCTGCAACGTGGCGCTCTGCATCGATGAAAGCCCGATCAACGTCAGCACCAGGAGAAACACCAGGCTGACCAACAGCGCCATGCCGCGCTGGGCGTGAGGGGTCATGGGAGCAATACTCATCAGCCCTGCCCTCATGGCAACCGGTTGCGCAAGGCGGCAACCACGTTGAAGGTTTGTTCGTGTACCCGGTCGTTCGGGTCGCTCAGCGTTAGCGTGAGTCGCACACTACGGATTCGTGCCGGATCGGATGGGTTGCTGCTGTAGCTGGAGGCGGCCGTATCCGTGGCTGAACTGGCGAGGCCGAAGCTCACATTGAACGCACTGACATTGTTCACCAGCACCTGCTGCGTCGGCGTGCCGGCACCGGAGCCCATCAGCAGCTGGTTGTTGCTGAAGCTGTAGACCAATCGCCGGATCGGAAATGCCAACAGCCCAGACGTCGGCGTTCGTGCCCCCGTGTAAGCCGTCGCGGTGTTGCGGCAGTCGGAAATTACTGTCCAGGTCGGCACCCCGCCACTGCCACCGACATCGGCGGTGACGAGCGTTAATTTGAGGTTGGCATTGTCCCAACTGATCGGCGTGATCTGACTGGCACTGAAACTCCCTGCCGAGCTGGCGTCGATAATCGTGCCCAGACAACCGAACATGCCAACCATGCGGATTTCCTGAATCATTTTGCTCAGGACGAACCGTGCATCTTCCTGCATGCCGGCGGCAGTGTTCTGGCTGACGTAGGTATTTTTAGCCGCGATGAAGATCTGCGCCACGCCCAGAACCACGACCAGACTCAACGCCAGGGCTATCAGCAATTCGATCAGGCCGAAACCTTTGCTGGCTCTGATCATGGTGTCGTCGCCGGATCAACGGTGGCGCGACTGGTGAGGACGAAACTGCGGCGTGAGTCGGCGGTATTGGCGGCCCGTGAGTCATCCCAGGTAATGGTAATGGTGTACACCCGTTGGTTGCGGGTAATGCTGCCGGTGGCCGTGGCGCCGCCGAAATTGACGATATTGGTGGTGAAGTCGTAGAGGTCCTGATCCCGGGCCACGCTCAGGTTGCCCGAGGTCGGTGGCGTGACGGTGTAATCGGCGCCGGAGTTGGCGCGAATGCGGTCCATCATGTCGTAGGCGATAAAACTCGCCTGGCTGGTCATCCGCGAGCTATCGGTGTACTTCAGCGCATTGAGCTGAATCGCCGCCGCGCCCAACAACCCCACGGCCAGAACCAATAACGCGACCAGTACCTCGATCAGCGTCATGCCCTCCTGTGCGCGCTTGCTCCAACCCCTCATCCGCAACTTCCACCCAATAGAATTCGTCCGTTCAAACACACATTCAGCGTCCTGCTCTGTGCCCCCAGTACATAACTGATCACGACTGCCGTGGACGGCGCCGACAAACCGCCCAGGTTGTTGAAATCAATGGCGGTCACTCCTGAGGTTAGCGTCAGAGTTGCACCACTGCTCATCGCTGGAACAACCCGCAATACATTGGCCGAATTGCCAATACCGTCATAAACGGTCAGATCGCCGGTCCAGACACTGCCGCCTGCTGTCGGGCGAACCCGGGTGGTAATGCCCCGGTCGATCGCCTCAAGCCGGGCGTAATTGAGCGCGTGCTGCAGGTCGCCGATCTCGGTGTCGGCCTTGGTGCTTTGCACCGAGCGGGTAAACGCCGGAACAGCCAGGCTGATCAGGATCAGAAACACGGCGAGCGCAATCAGCAGCTCGATCAGCGTGAAACCTTTTGTACGATGATCCATCGGTGCCCTCCGTTGCCGTCGGCTATACCTGCTTCTACACGCTAGAACATTCGACCGGCGGATGTACGGTTGTTTTGCCATTACTCGCGCAGGGATCGTGCGGGCCGCAGCACTCCAGGGAGGGAAATGACATGCATCAGCAAGGCTTCAGCCTGATCGAACTGCTCATGGGACTGACAATTGTCGGGATTGTTCTGCAACTGGTCAGCCCGGCGTTCGCCGCACTGACAGAATCGAACCATCGGGAGCAGGCGGCGCAGTCGATTATCAGTGGTATGCGTAATGCCAGAACCGCTGCTATCACACGCAATCAGAGTGTTGTGATACACGGCATCAACGGCGACTGGGGTCAGGGCTGGCGGATCATTCTGGATGTCAGCGGTAAAGGCCCGGAGGACAGCAGTAATCCGCTGCTGGTTGAGCAACAGAGCGACGCTCGAGTGCCCATTGTCGGCAATCTGCCGGTCAAGAATTTCGTACGGTTCAGCAGCCTGGGCGAACCGCAGTTGCCCAGCGGTGCCTTTCAAGCAGGGACGGTACATATTTGCGCCAGCCGCGAACCGGTCAGCCTGCACCAGGTGGTGCTGTCCCGGACCGGACGCGTCAGCCTGCGCAGCGATAAGGCTGAACAGGCGCTGTGCGCGGGAGGAGAAGATTCAGAGCAGGGAGCGGACGCGTAGCTCTTTAGGCATCGAGAACGTGATGTTCTCTTCACGCCCGGCCAACTCATCGGCCCCGGTGGCGCCCCAAGCCTGCAATTGCTGGATCACGCCACGCACCAGTACTTCCGGAGCGGAGGCACCGGCTGTGATGCCAATCCGCTCGACACCGTCGAACCAGCTCTTTTGCAGGTCTTCGGCGCCGTCGATCAGATAGGCCGGGGTAGCCATGCGTTCAGCCAGTTCACGCAGACGATTGGAGTTGGAGCTGTTCGGGCTGCCGACCACCAACACCACATCGCACTCATCCGCCAGTTGCTTGACCGCGTCCTGACGGTTTTGCGTGGCGTAGCAGATGTCGTCCTTGCGCGGACCGCCGATCGCCGGGAACCGAGTACGCAGGGCGTCGATCACGCGACTGGTATCGTCCATGGACAGGGTGGTCTGGGTGACGAAGGCGAGTCTTTCAGGGTTGTTTACCTGCAACGCAGCGACGTCTTTCTCGTCCTCGACCAGATAGATCGCGCCACCATTGCTGCCATCGTACTGGCCCATGGTGCCTTCGACTTCCGGGTGACCGGCATGGCCAATGAGGATGCACTCTCGGCCGTCGCGGCTGTAGCGCGCGACTTCGATGTGCACCTTGGTCACCAGCGGGCAGGTCGCGTCGAACACCTTCAGGCCACGGCCTGCGGCTTCGGTGCGCACGGCCTGGGAAACGCCATGGGCACTGAAGATAACGATCACGTCGTCGGGCACCTGATCCAGCTCTTCGACGAAGATCGCCCCACGGGCGCGCAGGTCTTCGACGACGAATTTGTTGTGGACCACTTCGTGGCGCACGTAGATCGGCGGCCCGAAGACTTCCAGGGCGCGGTTAACGATTTCGATCGCCCGGTCCACACCGGCGCAGAAGCCACGGGGGTTGGCGAGTTTGATTTGCATGCTGTGCCTCGTGTCTTGCGCGCAAGAGATAGTAATGCCACCTGTCATTCGAATACCAGGCTCGAAAACAGTGAAAATCTTAATGTGGGAGCGGGCTTGCTCGCGAAAGCGGTGTGTCAGTCGACATTGATGTTACATGTGATGGACGCTTTCGCGAGCAAGCCCGCTCCCACATTGGACCGAGTTCGGTCAGTTACAGCGCTTTGACGTTGATGATCTCGACGTCAAAGGTCAAGGTTTTACCGGCCAGCGGGTGGTTGAAGTCGATGGTCACCTGGGCGTCATCGAATTCTTTTACCACACCGGGCAGCTCAGTATTGGCCGCATCGTTGAAGATCACCAGCAAGCCAGGCGACAGTTCCATATCCTTGAACTGCGAGCGCGGGATGATCTGCACGTTTTGCGGGTTGGGCTGACCGAAGGCGTTTTCCGGCTCGATGGTCAGGGTGCGTTTGTCGCCAGCCTTGAAGCCGAACAGCGCTGCTTCGAAACCTGGTAACAGGCTGCCGTCGCCAACCTTGAAGGTCGCCGGGGCTTTGTCGAAGGTGCTGTCGACGGTGTCGCCGTTCTCCAGGCGCAATGCAAAGTGCAAGGTGACTTCCGTGTTCTGGCCGATGCGTTGCTCAGCCAATACCTGTTCAGTCATGAACGGTTTCTCCGGTCTTTTTACTTTTGAACATATCCAGCGCGAGCATCACGGCACCGACAGAAATTGCGCTGTCGGCAAAGTTGAACGCCGGGAAATACCAGCGGTTCTGCCAATGCACCAGAATGAAATCGATCACATGGCCCAGGGCAATGCGGTCGTACAGGTTACCCAGCGCGCCACCCAGCACCAGCGCCAAAGCGACTGCCAGCCAGGTTTCGTTGCGCCCCAGGCGCTTGAGCCAGACCACCAGCACCGCACTGACCACCACCGCGATCAGGGCGAACAGCCAGCGCTGCCAGCCGGAGCTGTCGGCCAGGAAACTGAACGCCGCGCCAGTGTTGTAGGCCAGGGTCCAGCTGAAGTAATCGGGGATCACCACGATTTGCTGATACATGCTCAGCGAGCTTTCGAAGTAGAACTTGCTGGCCTGGTCGATGACCAGGACCAGCACGCTCAACCAGAGCCAGCCCAGCCGTCCGAAACGGCCAACGGCATTAGGCATAGTGACGAACCTCGCCGGCGCCGCTGATGTTGTCGACGCAACGGCCGCAGATTTCCGGATGCTCCGGGTTCACGCCGACGTCTTCACGGCAGTGCCAGCAACGGGCGCACTTGGCGAAGCTCGACTTGACCACTTTGAGCTTCAGGCCGCCGACTTCGGTGACCACTGCGTCGGCCGGAGCCTGAACGAACGGCGCCACGGTAGCAGTCGAGGTAATCAACACGAAGCGCAATTCGTTGCTCAGCTTGGCCAGATCGGCGCTCAGCGCATCTTCGGCGAACAGCGTCACTTCGGCTTGCAGGTTGCCACCGACGGCCTTCGCCGCGCGCTGGATTTCCATTTCCTTGTTGACCGCGACCTTCACCGCCATGATCCGCTCCCAGTAGGCGCGGTCCAGCTCGAAGCCTTCCGGCAATTCGGTCAGGCCTTCGTACCAGGTGTTGAGCATCACAGACTCGTTACGCTCGCCCGGCAGGTACTGCCACAGCTCGTCGGCGGTGAACGCCAGGATCGGCGCGATCCAGCGCACCAGCGCTTCGGAGATGTGGTACAGCGCGGTTTGCGCCGAACGACGGGCCTTGCTGTTGGCGCCAGTGGTGTACTGACGGTCCTTGATGATGTCGAGGTAGAAACCGCCCAGCTCCTGCACGCAGAAGTTGTGGATCTTGGAGTAGACGTTCCAGAAGCGGTATTCGCCGTAGTGCTCTTGCAACTCGCGTTGCAGCAACAGCGTGCGGTCCACGGCCCAACGGTCCAGCGCGAGCATTTCTTCAGCCGGCAGGATGTCGGTGGCCGGGTTGAAACCGGTCAGGTTGGAAAGCAGGAAGCGCGCGGTGTTACGGATGCGCCGGTAGGCATCCGCACTGCGTTGCAGGATCTGTTCGGAAACCGCCATTTCACCCGAGTAGTCGGTAGAAGCAACCCACAGACGCATGATATCGGCGCCCAGGGTGTCGTTGACCTTCTGCGGCGCGATGACGTTGCCCAAGGACTTAGACATTTTGCGACCGGATTCGTCGACGGTGAAGCCGTGGGTCAGCAATTCGCGGTATGGCGCGTGGTTGTCGATGGCGCAACCGGTCAGCAAGGAGGAGTGGAACCAGCCACGGTGTTGGTCCGAGCCTTCCAGGTACAGGTCGGCGCGCGGACCGGTCTCGTGGCCCATCGGGTGCGAACCGCGCAGGACGTGCCAGTGCGTGGTACCCGAGTCGAACCAGACGTCGAGGGTGTCGCTGATCTTGTCGTACAGCGGCGCTTCTTCACCGAGCAACTCGGCGGCGTCCATCTTGAACCAGGCTTCGATGCCTTCGACTTCGACGCGCTGGGCGACGATTTCCATCAGCTCGACGGTGCGTGGGTGCAGCTCGCCGCTTTCCTTGTTCAGGAAGAACGGGATCGGCACGCCCCAGTTGCGCTGACGGGAGATGCACCAGTCAGGACGGTTGGCGATCATCGAATGCAGACGCGCCTGCCCCCAGGCCGGAACGAATTTGGTCTCTTCGATGGCTTTGATTGCCCGCTTGCGCAGGGTTTCGCCGGTTGCAGGCTCTTTGTCCATGCCGATGAACCACTGCGCAGTGGCGCGGTAGATCAGCGGGGTTTTGTGACGCCAGCAGTGCATGTAGCTGTGTTCAATGGTTTCGGTGTGCAGCAGCGCGCCGACTTCCGACAGTTTGTCGACGATAGCCGGGTTGGCCTTCCAGATGAACTGGCCACCGAAGAACTCCAGCGATGTCGCGTACACGCCGTTGCTTTGCACCGGATTGAGGATGTCGTCGTTGACCATGCCATAGGCTTTGCAGGTCACGAAGTCGTCTACGCCGTAGGCCGGCGAGGAGTGAACCACGCCGGTGCCCGCGCCCAGTTCGACGTATTCGGCCAGGTAAACCGGCGACAGACGATCGTAGAACGGGTGACGGAAGTTGATCAGTTCCAGTTCTTTACCGGTGGTGGTCGCAATGACCGAACCTTCCAGGCTGTAGCGAACAAGGCACGACTCGACCAGCTCTTCAGCCAGTACCAGCAGTTTGTCGCCGACGTCGACCAGGGCGTAGTTGAATTCCGGGTGGACGTTCAGGGCCTGGTTGGCCGGGATGGTCCACGGGGTGGTGGTCCAGATCACGATCGAGGCGGGTTTGCCCAGCGATGGCAGACCGAACGCGGCAGCCAGTTTGGCTTCATCAGCGATCGGGAACGCCACGTCGATGGTCGCGGATTTTTTGTTCTCGTACTCGACTTCCGCTTCAGCCAGGGCCGAACCGCAGTCAAAGCACCAGTTCACAGGCTTCAGGCCCTTGAACACGAAGCCACCCTTGACGATTTCCGCCAGGGCGCGGATTTCACCGGCCTCGTTTTTGAAGTCCATGGTCTTGTACGGGTTGGCGAAGTCGCCCAACACGCCCAGACGGATGAATTCGGACTTCTGGCCTTCGATTTGCTCGGTGGCGTAGGCACGGCACAGTTCGCGGGTCTTGTCCGCGCCTAGGTTCTTGCCGTGGGTCACTTCGACTTTGTGCTCGATCGGCAGACCGTGGCAGTCCCAGCCCGGCACATAAGGCGCGTCGAAACCCGACAGGGTTTTCGAGCGGATGATCATGTCCTTGAGAATCTTGTTCAACGCATGACCGATGTGAATCGTGCCGTTGGCGTACGGAGGACCGTCGTGAAGTACGAACTTCGGACGATCCTTGCCAATCTCGCGCAACTTACCGTACAGGCCAATACTGTCCCAGCGCTGCAGAATCTGCGGTTCGCG is a genomic window containing:
- a CDS encoding GspH/FimT family pseudopilin; protein product: MHQQGFSLIELLMGLTIVGIVLQLVSPAFAALTESNHREQAAQSIISGMRNARTAAITRNQSVVIHGINGDWGQGWRIILDVSGKGPEDSSNPLLVEQQSDARVPIVGNLPVKNFVRFSSLGEPQLPSGAFQAGTVHICASREPVSLHQVVLSRTGRVSLRSDKAEQALCAGGEDSEQGADA
- the fkpB gene encoding FKBP-type peptidyl-prolyl cis-trans isomerase, translating into MAEQRIGQNTEVTLHFALRLENGDTVDSTFDKAPATFKVGDGSLLPGFEAALFGFKAGDKRTLTIEPENAFGQPNPQNVQIIPRSQFKDMELSPGLLVIFNDAANTELPGVVKEFDDAQVTIDFNHPLAGKTLTFDVEIINVKAL
- a CDS encoding pilus assembly PilX family protein; its protein translation is MSIAPMTPHAQRGMALLVSLVFLLVLTLIGLSSMQSATLQEKMASSVILRNQSFQGAEAALRVGESAVQLDTYSLPVCSGTSQCAPPAEASVITAAGFNSTSGVTWIASGNGFFGVQNIGTTLTAVNVPSNTSATLYRVTAVGIAGNSRSVVESIYAKY
- the ispH gene encoding 4-hydroxy-3-methylbut-2-enyl diphosphate reductase: MQIKLANPRGFCAGVDRAIEIVNRALEVFGPPIYVRHEVVHNKFVVEDLRARGAIFVEELDQVPDDVIVIFSAHGVSQAVRTEAAGRGLKVFDATCPLVTKVHIEVARYSRDGRECILIGHAGHPEVEGTMGQYDGSNGGAIYLVEDEKDVAALQVNNPERLAFVTQTTLSMDDTSRVIDALRTRFPAIGGPRKDDICYATQNRQDAVKQLADECDVVLVVGSPNSSNSNRLRELAERMATPAYLIDGAEDLQKSWFDGVERIGITAGASAPEVLVRGVIQQLQAWGATGADELAGREENITFSMPKELRVRSLL
- a CDS encoding PilW family protein, which gives rise to MIRASKGFGLIELLIALALSLVVVLGVAQIFIAAKNTYVSQNTAAGMQEDARFVLSKMIQEIRMVGMFGCLGTIIDASSAGSFSASQITPISWDNANLKLTLVTADVGGSGGVPTWTVISDCRNTATAYTGARTPTSGLLAFPIRRLVYSFSNNQLLMGSGAGTPTQQVLVNNVSAFNVSFGLASSATDTAASSYSSNPSDPARIRSVRLTLTLSDPNDRVHEQTFNVVAALRNRLP
- a CDS encoding GspH/FimT family pseudopilin gives rise to the protein MDHRTKGFTLIELLIALAVFLILISLAVPAFTRSVQSTKADTEIGDLQHALNYARLEAIDRGITTRVRPTAGGSVWTGDLTVYDGIGNSANVLRVVPAMSSGATLTLTSGVTAIDFNNLGGLSAPSTAVVISYVLGAQSRTLNVCLNGRILLGGSCG
- the ileS gene encoding isoleucine--tRNA ligase — translated: MTDYKATLNLPDTAFPMKAGLPQREPQILQRWDSIGLYGKLREIGKDRPKFVLHDGPPYANGTIHIGHALNKILKDMIIRSKTLSGFDAPYVPGWDCHGLPIEHKVEVTHGKNLGADKTRELCRAYATEQIEGQKSEFIRLGVLGDFANPYKTMDFKNEAGEIRALAEIVKGGFVFKGLKPVNWCFDCGSALAEAEVEYENKKSATIDVAFPIADEAKLAAAFGLPSLGKPASIVIWTTTPWTIPANQALNVHPEFNYALVDVGDKLLVLAEELVESCLVRYSLEGSVIATTTGKELELINFRHPFYDRLSPVYLAEYVELGAGTGVVHSSPAYGVDDFVTCKAYGMVNDDILNPVQSNGVYATSLEFFGGQFIWKANPAIVDKLSEVGALLHTETIEHSYMHCWRHKTPLIYRATAQWFIGMDKEPATGETLRKRAIKAIEETKFVPAWGQARLHSMIANRPDWCISRQRNWGVPIPFFLNKESGELHPRTVELMEIVAQRVEVEGIEAWFKMDAAELLGEEAPLYDKISDTLDVWFDSGTTHWHVLRGSHPMGHETGPRADLYLEGSDQHRGWFHSSLLTGCAIDNHAPYRELLTHGFTVDESGRKMSKSLGNVIAPQKVNDTLGADIMRLWVASTDYSGEMAVSEQILQRSADAYRRIRNTARFLLSNLTGFNPATDILPAEEMLALDRWAVDRTLLLQRELQEHYGEYRFWNVYSKIHNFCVQELGGFYLDIIKDRQYTTGANSKARRSAQTALYHISEALVRWIAPILAFTADELWQYLPGERNESVMLNTWYEGLTELPEGFELDRAYWERIMAVKVAVNKEMEIQRAAKAVGGNLQAEVTLFAEDALSADLAKLSNELRFVLITSTATVAPFVQAPADAVVTEVGGLKLKVVKSSFAKCARCWHCREDVGVNPEHPEICGRCVDNISGAGEVRHYA
- the lspA gene encoding signal peptidase II, with translation MPNAVGRFGRLGWLWLSVLVLVIDQASKFYFESSLSMYQQIVVIPDYFSWTLAYNTGAAFSFLADSSGWQRWLFALIAVVVSAVLVVWLKRLGRNETWLAVALALVLGGALGNLYDRIALGHVIDFILVHWQNRWYFPAFNFADSAISVGAVMLALDMFKSKKTGETVHD
- the pilV gene encoding type IV pilus modification protein PilV, with the translated sequence MRGWSKRAQEGMTLIEVLVALLVLAVGLLGAAAIQLNALKYTDSSRMTSQASFIAYDMMDRIRANSGADYTVTPPTSGNLSVARDQDLYDFTTNIVNFGGATATGSITRNQRVYTITITWDDSRAANTADSRRSFVLTSRATVDPATTP